One Burkholderia sp. WP9 genomic window, ACGTTCTTGGTTTGCAGCGCGTTGTAGAAGTCGGCGCTCCAGCGATTCAGGCGCACGTTGATCCACACCACGAGCAGATTCATCACGATGATCGCGATGAGCAGGCCCCATGCCGTTTTTCGTTCTTCGGAAACCCAGTAGGGTTTGATCAGGCTCCAGGCGGAGACTTTTTCGTCGGGCGGCAGCGCGGGGCTGGCAGTGGTATTCGGTGTCATGAGCATCCTGAAGTAGTGCTGGCCCATTCGGGGCTGGCCCATTGGGGCTGACCCATGTGGGGCTGACCCAGCGGGGCAGGTCCGTCTGCGGGCTGCCCTGCGGCGGGTTTGCGGTACAGGCCCGGGCGTCGTGCTCGACGAACGCACGCGCGGGTGAGCGTCCGATTCTGGCGCGAAGCCCTTAAGCGAAAATTAAGTTGCGCCGCGAGGCCTCGCCCCGATACCGCGCGAACGCGGCGTGGCCGTCTGGTGCGCCGGCCGCGCCGCGTTCGTGCGGCATCTGTGCTGGCATTGTGCCAGAGCACCGCCCCAGGCCGTATTGATTAAGCGAAAGATGGTGCCGGATCAAACCGCGTGCGGCGCGGCGGGGCGCTGGTTTGCGGGGGGCGCGTCTTTTATGGTCTAATGGACTTCGACGAAACAGGGGTGCTTCGCGCCACAGGCGGCATGGTTTTCATGCTGCGGCGGCGAGGCTGAGAGAGACCCTTTGCACCCGATCCGGGTAATACCGGCGCGGGAAGTTTCCGGAAGCAGCCAGTCTTCCATTCCCCGCCGGGCGGCGTTAGTCATTGGAACGCGCATTGCCCGGCCGGCCTCACCCGCCGGTTTCGTCCTGGGTACGTGCGTTTTGTTGGCCGTACGGAAAGGACTCGATGACCGCCTATTCTTCAGATATGTGTTTTGCTCTTCGTCACGCCGCTGGTGCGCCGTGCCGCTTTGCCTTTGCTTGCCATCCTGAATGGGAGTGCGCACGATGACGCGTTCTGCGCAACCCGATTTCGCCGTTCTCGGCGGTGGCCTGTGCGGGCGGCTGGTCGCGTGGCGTCTCGCCGGTGAGGGGCATCGCGTGGCGCTGTATGAGCGAGGCGATGCCGCCGGTTCGCAAGCCGCGGCGTGGGTCGCCGCGGCCATGCTTGCGCCGCTCGCGGAAGCCGCGAGTGCCGAGCTGCTCATCACGCGCCTTGGCGCGAGTTCGCTCGATACATGGCCGCAAGTGCTTGCCGAGTTGCCCGAGCCGGTGTTCTTTCAGCGCAATGGCACGCTGGTCGTCTGGCATCACGCCGACCGCACCGAAGCACCGCTGTTCGAGCGCCGCGTGCGCTCCAATGCGCCGGCTGAATTGCTGGACGGCGGTTTCGTCACGCTGTCGGGCGCGCAACTCGGCGCCGCCGAGCCCGCGTTGGCGGGCCGTTTCAATCAGGGCTGGCTGCTGCCACATGAAGGCCAGCTGGATAACCGTCAGGTGCTGAGCGCGCTGGCCGCGGGCCTCGCGCAACGTGGCGTCGAAACGCACTGGAATACCGCGGTCGACGATCGCGCGCTTCCGCCCGCCCGCATCACGATCGACTGCCGCGGTCTCGGCGCGAAGCCCGTGCTGCCCACGCTGCGCGGCATTCGCGGCGAAGTCGCGCGCGTGCATGCGCCCGGTATCAAGCTGACGCGGCCGGTGCGGCTGCTGCATCCGCGCTATCCGCTCTATATCGCGCCGAAGCAGGACGATCTCTACGTGATCGGCGCCACCGAAGTGGAAGGCGAGGACATGTCGCCGGTCAGCGTGCGCTCGGCCCTCGAACTGCTGAGCGCGGCGTTTTCCGTGCATCCCGGCTTCGGCGAGGCACGCATCCTCGAACTGAATTCGCAGTGCCGCCCAACTTTGCCGGATCACCGTCCGGCCTTGCTGTGGGATGGCGCGCAGACGCTGCGCGTGAACGGCCTGTACCGGCACGGCTACATGATCGTGCCCGAAGTCGCCGACGAAGCCGTGCGCTTCGCCGCGGCGCTGCTCGACGGCCGCATCGGCGACGCCGATGCTTTCGCCGACTGGCAGCGCGATGCGCGCTGGAGCGAGCTCTTTCAACTGGACGCCGCGCGGGAGCCGGCATGAGCGTTGCGCAAGTGGTCCACACCCAAACGAGCGCCGCATACCATGCCGCTTTCGCCATCGATTGAACCGTATTCGAACACCATGGACATTCATATCAATCAGAAGCCGTTGTCGCTACCCGAAGGCGCGACTGTCGCCGACGCGCTCGCCGTGTACGGCGCACGTCCGCCGTTCGCGGTCGCGCTGAACGGCGATTTCGTGGCGCGCACCCAGCATGCGGCGCGCGCGCTGCAGGCGGGCGACAAGCTCGATGTCGTGCAACCCGTGGCCGGCGGCTGAGCGCCTCGCCGGGATGCCCGATTGCAGGAAACCAAGGATTATGCAAATGACCTCCCCCCAGACTGCCGACGCGCTCACGCTCTACGGCCAGACCTTCGCGAGCCGTGTGCTGCTCGGCACCTCGCGCTATCCGTCGCTGCAATCGCTGTCCGATTCCATCGACGCGGCGCGCCCCGGCATGGTGACCGTCGCGCTGCGCCGGCAAATGAACGAAGGCGGCGCGGAAGCGGGCTTCTTCGACCTTCTCAAGCGCCACGGCGTACCGCTGCTGCCGAATACGGCCGGTTGCCTGACCGTCGGCGAGGCGGTGACGACCGCGCATATGGCGCGCGAAATTTTCGAAACCGAGTGGATCAAGCTCGAACTGATCGGCGACGACTACACATTGCAGCCCGACCCGGTCGGCCTGATCGAAGCGGCCGCGCAACTGGTCAAGGACGGCTTCAAGGTGCTGCCGTACTGCACGGAAGATCTCGTGATCGGCCGCCGTCTGCTGGACGCTGGCTGTGAAGCGCTGATGCCGTGGGGCGCGCCGATCGGCACCGGCAAGGGCGTGATCAATCCGTACGGCCTGCGCGTGTTGCGCGAGCGGCTGCCGGACGTGCCGCTGATCGTCGACGCCGGACTCGGCGTGCCTTCGCATGCGGCGCAGGTCATGGAATGGGGCTTCGACGGCGTGCTGCTGAACACCGCCGTCTCACAGGCCACGCACCCCGACGCCATGGCGCGCGCCTTCGCGCTCGGCGTCGAAGCGGGCCGCCAGGCTTTTCTGGCGGGGCCGATGGCCGCGCGCGAAAGCGCGCACGCGAGCACGCCGGTGGTCGGCATGCCGTTCTGGCATCAAGACGGGAGCGCCGCATGACGCAGACTTTGACATTGAAGGATCGCGACCTCTTCTGGCCGCCCGCCGACGAACTCACCGAAGCCGCCGAGCGCATCCGCGCCCGGCTGGGCGACTGGCCGCCGACGCATGCGCAGTGGCGCATCTGTCTGACCGCGCCGGAGGAACTGAACGGCGGCGACCTGATTTTGATTGCCGACGCGCAGCAGCACGGCGAACAGATGGCGCGCTGGCTGGTGCACGGCGCTGGCGTGATCGAAGCCGCCGAGGAAAAGGCCACGCTGCATCTGGGCGGTGAAAAATACCGCCTGGAAGGCCATCTGGCGGAAGACTGGATTCCCGCGCTGGCGGCTTTCCTCGACTGCGGTTTCGATCCGCATGACGCGCTGGTCCTGGCGCTGGCCTGGCGCGACGGCGACGAAACTCGTGCCGACGACGCTTTTCCCGCCGATATCAACCACTTTCCGCGTCTTGCCGGCTTGCCCGAGGCGCCGCCGCAGGCGTTCGCACGCTGTCCCGAGCGGCTCGGCCTGTATCCGGTGCTGCCGACCGCTGAATGGGTCGAACTGGTGGCGGGCTTTGGCGTGAAGACAGTGCAACTGCGCCGCAAATCCGCCGAACCCGCCGACGAACTGAAGCGCGAAATTGCTCGCTGCGTGGCCGTTGGCCGCCAGTACGACGCTCAGGTCTTCATCAACGACCACTGGCAGGCCGCGCTCGAAGCCGGCGCGTACGGCGTCCACCTCGGTCAGGAAGACGTGCATACGGCTGACCTCGCCGCGCTCGCGGCGGGAGGCGTGCGTCTCGGCCTGTCGACCCACGGTTTCTACGAAATTCTGAAAGCGCTGCATTTCCGGCCGAGCTACATAGCACTGGGCGCGGTGTTTCCGACCACCACCAAGGTCATGCCGACCGAGCCGCAGGGCCTGCGGCGTTTGGCCCGCTACGTGCGACTGCTCGACGGCGTCGTGCCGCTGGTGGCGATCGGCGGCATCGACCTGCAGGTGCTGCCCGACGTGCTGGCGACAGGCGTCGGCTGCGCGGCCGTGGTGCGCGCGGTAACGGAAGCGGCCGATCCGGCGGCGGCCGTTTCTGCACTGCAACAAGCGTTTACGCAATAATCGTGAGAATTGGTTAAGGGTCGGGGCAGCGTCACGGCAACTTTTGCACGGTGGCCCTATAATTCGCCTTCCGTGTAAAAGGACTGTCAGTTTCGTGTCTTCCTCCCCCGAGACCTTACTCGAGTTGCGCGACGTCGACTTCGGTTACGGCGACCGGCTCGTCCTGTCGAACCTGAATCTGCGCTTCAAGCGCGGCCAGGTGGTCGCGGTCATGGGCGGTTCGGGCTGCGGCAAGACCACGGTGCTGCGCCTGATCGGCGGCCTCGTGCGCGCGCAGCGCGGCGAGATCCTGTTCCACGGCCAGGACGTCGGCCGGCAAACGCGCGACGGCCTCTACGCGCTGCGGCGCAAGATGGGCATGCTGTTCCAGTTCGGCGCCCTGTTCACCGACATGTCCGTGTTCGACAACGTCGCCTTCGCGCTGCGTGAGCACACCGACCTTCCCGAAGAACTGATCCGCGATCTGGTGCTGATGAAGCTCAACGCGGTCGGCTTGCGGGGTGCGCGCGACCTGCTGCCGTCGGAGATCTCGGGCGGCATGGCGCGGCGTGTGGCACTGGCGCGCGCCATCGCGCTCGATCCCGAACTGATGATGTACGACGAGCCGTTCGCCGGTCTCGATCCGATCTCGCTCGGCATCACCGCGAACCTGATCCGCGCGCTGAATCAGGCGCTCGGCGCCACGTCGATCCTCGTCACGCACGACGTGCCGGAATCGTTCGCGATCGCCGATTACGTCTACTTTCTCGCCAATGGCGGGGTTCACGCAGAAGGTACGCCCGCTGAACTGCGGGAGTCGACCGATCCCACCGTGCGCCAGTTCATCGACGGCGCGCCGGACGGTCCCTTCAAGTTTCACTATCCCAGCAAGACGCCGCTCGCGGCGGACTTCGGTATCGGCGGAGGTCAGCCATGATCAGTATGATCGGCCGCTCGGTGCTCGACGGGCTGGGCACGGCCGGCTATGCCACGCGTTTCTTTTTCCGGCTGCTGCTCGAATTCTTCCCGTTGTTGCGCCGTCCACGTCTTGTCACGAAGCAGATCTACTTCGTGGGTAATTATTCGCTGGTGATCATTGCCGTGTCGGGCCTGTTCGTCGGCTTCGTGCTCGGTCTTCAGGGCTATTACACGCTGAACCGGTACGGCTCCGAGGAGGCGCTCGGGTTGCTGGTCGCGCTGTCGCTCGTGCGTGAACTCGGCCCGGTGGTCACGGCGCTGCTGTTCGCGGGGCGCGCCGGCACGTCGCTCACGGCTGAAATCGGCTTGATGAAAGCAGGCGAGCAGCTGACCGCGATGGAAATGATGGCCGTGGACCCGGTCAAGGTCGTGATCGCGCCGCGACTGTGGGCGGGCATCATTTCAATGCCGATCCTCGCCGCGATCTTCAGCGCGGTCGGCGTGCTCGGTGGCTATGTAGTGGGCGTTCTGCTGATCGGCGTCGATGCCGGCGCGTTCTGGTCGCAGATGCAAGGTGGCGTCGATGTCTGGCGCGACGTCGGCGCCGGCGTTGTCAAAAGCGTGGTGTTCGGCCTCGCGGTGACGTTCGTTGCGCTGTTTCAAGGCTATGAAGCCAAGCCGACGCCGGAAGGCGTGTCGCGCGCCACGACCAAGACCGTCGTGTACGCGTCGCTTGCGGTGCTCGGCCTCGATTTTCTGCTGACCGCATTGATGTTCAGCTAAGGCTGCGCCGCACTTTTTTAGCTGGCGGCGCGTGATTCGACGCGCGCGGCGGAAGTGCCAACGGCGTGGCGGATTCACTTTGGGATAACGATGAAAAAGACTGCTCTCGACTTCTGGGTCGGCCTGTTCGTGGTGTTGGGTTTCGTGGCGTTGCTGTTTCTGGCGCTGAAGGCCGGCAATATGAGCTCGTTGTCGTTCCAGGCGACCTATCCGGTGAAGCTCAAGTTCGACAACATCGGCGGATTGAAGGCGCGCGCGCCCGTGAAGAGCGCGGGCGTGACGGTTGGCCGCGTCGGTTCGATCGGCTTCGACAGCAACGCGTACCAGGCCGTCGTCACAATCGATCTGGACAAGCAGTACCAGTTTCCGAAAGACACGTCGGCGAAGATCCTGACCTCGGGTCTGCTCGGTGAACAATACATCGGGCTCGAACCCGGCGGCGACAGCGAGATGCTCAAGGCGGGCGACACCATCTCCATGACGCAATCGGCGATCGTGCTGGAAAACCTCATCGGACAGTTCCTGTACAGCAAGGCTGCGGATTCGGGTGCATCCAAGCCTGGCGCCGCCGTGAGCACACCCGCGCCCGTGGCGCCGAGCCTGCCCGCGTCCGCCGCGGGCGCTCAATAAGGAGAACAAGAATGCAGATCACACGCATCAGGGCCGCGCGCGCTTTCCCGGTCGCGAGGCTAGCGCTAGCTGCAACGCTGCTCGCCGGTTGTACGACCGTGCAGACGCCGACCAAGGGCGACCCGCTCGAAGGCTTGAACCGCACCATGTTCACCGTCAACGACAAGATCGACCAGTACGCGCTCAAGCCGGTCGCGAAGGGCTACGTGTGGGCGACCCCGCAGCCGGTGCGCGACAGTGTGACGAACTTCTTCTCGAACATCGGCGACGTCTACATTGCGGCGAACAACCTGCTGCAATTGAAGATCACCGACGGTGTCGAAGACATCATGCGGATCGTGATCAACACGGTCTTCGGTGTGGGCGGTCTGTTCGACGTGGCGACGCTTGCCAAGCTGCCCAAGCACGACAACGACCTCGGCTTGACGCTCGGTCACTACGGCGTGCCGGCGGGCCCGTACCTCGTGCTGCCGCTGTTCGGGCCGAGCACCGTGCGCGACGCGGTCGGATCGATCGGCAATTACTATGTGAACCCGCTCAGCTACATTCATCCGGATGGTCTGAGCTGGGCGCTGTATGGCCTGAACGTGGTCAATACGCGTGCCAATCTGCTGAGCGCGAGCGATGTGCTGGAAGGCGCCGCGCTCGACAAATATTCGTTCGTGCGCAACGCGTATTTGCAGCGCCGTCAGTACCTGCTGTCCGACAGCAAACAGGCGCAAGGACTGCCGAATTACGGCGACGAAGCGCCGCTGCCGAACTACGGCGACGTCGACGGCAGCGCGGCTGGTGCGCCGGCTGGCGCCGCGACCGGTACGGCCGGCGCGGCGGGCACGCCGGGTGCTGCTGCCGCGAAGGCGGCGCCGGCTTCCGGGGCGACCGCGGCAACGCCGCCGCAAGCGGCATCGGGCACGGCGGCGGCGCCGGAAGCCGCGTCGGGCAGCGTCGAATCGCCGCCGCTCGACCTCAACGGCGGCCCTGAAACGACGCAGATCCCGGCTGGCCAGCTGGTTCCGCCCTCGCGTTTCAACTTTCCGTCCTTCAAATTGCGTTGATCGTGCAGCCGTAACAGATCGATACGACTCTCGCAGTTTGCGCATGGATTGCGGCTGAACTCGCGTGTTAATGTCGGCTCAAACGGTTGCACTATTTTTAAGGCAGGGCTCCATATGAAAAAATTGTTCTTGATTCCGTTGTTTGCCGCGCTGTTCTCATTTGCCACCGCCGGCGTCTCGGCACAAACCGTCGACTCCAATTCCCCCGACGGCATGATCAAAACGGTCACCCAGCAGGTGATCGATGCAGTGCGTGCCGACAAGTCGATCCAGCAAGGTGACATCTCGCACATCACCGCGCTGGTCAACGAAAAGATCCTGCCGTACACGGATTTCCGCCGCACCACGCAGCTGGCCATGGGCCGCAACTGGCGCACCGCATCGCCGGAGCAGCAAAACGCAGTGGTCGAGCAGTTCAAGATGCTGCTGATCCGTACGTACTCAGGCGCGCTGGCCCAAGTGCGCGATCAGCAGATCCAGTACAAGCCGTTCCGCATGAACCCGGACGACACCGACACGGTGGTGCGCTCGGTCGTGATGAACAACGGCTCGCCGATCGAACTCGACTACCGTCTGTACAAGACGCCACAAGGCTGGCGCGTGTATGACATCAACGTGCTCGGCGCATGGCTGATCCAGGCGTATCAGCAGCAGTTCAACGAGCAGATTCAGCAGAAGGGCGTGGACGGGCTGATCCAGTTCCTCACGCAGCGTAACCAGCAACTCGCCGCGGGCAAGCAGTCGTGAGCGAAGTGCTGAGTCCCGTCGCCAACCGCTTCGAGAGCGGCGCGACGCTGACCCACGAGAGCGCGAACGCCGCGCTCTCGGCGGGTTTGCAACGTATCGCGGCGGGCGCGAACGGCGTGGACTGCGCACCGCTCGCGCAGTTCGATTCGTCCGCGCTGGCCGTCCTCCTCGCGTGGCAGCGTGCCGCCCAGGCGCGCGGCGGCGCGTTCGAGATCGTCAATCTGCCGGCTGGTCTCGCCAGCCTCGCGCAAGCCTACGGCGTCGATACTCTCTTATCGGCGCGACATTGACGCTCTGAGCGCGTCACTTCCAAACCTCCCGCCTGAGATAGGGCCACCGATTTTTGCCCTATAATCAAACGTTTTTTGGGGCTCATAACCGGCCCCAATTCCGTTTCTTCCAGCATTTGTGCGCCCCCTCCGGGCTCCTTTAGGCGCCGCGACGCACGCGGCCCACAGTCAATGTCAGCCATAGAAATTCGTAACGTCAAGAAGCGCTACAAGGACTTGCAGGCGCTCAAGGGCGTCAGCCTTACAGTTGAAGAAGGCGAGTTCTTCGGGCTGCTCGGTCCGAACGGCGCGGGCAAGACAACGCTCATCAGCATCCTCGCCGGGCTCGCGCGCGCCGATGAAGGCAGCATCGCCGTGCGTGGCCACGACGTGGTCAGCGATTTCCGCGCTGCGCGCCGCGCACTCGGCGTGGTGCCGCAGGAGCTCGTGTTCGATCCGTTCTTCACGGTGCGCGAAACCTTGCGCATCCAGTCCGGCTACTACGGTCTGCGCAACAACGACGCGTGGATCGACGAGATCATGGCCAATCTCGACCTCACCGACAAAGCCGACGCCAATATGCGCGCACTGTCGGGCGGTATGAAGCGCCGCGTGCTGGTCGCGCAGGCGCTCGTGCACCGGCCGCCGGTGATCGTGCTCGACGAGCCGACCGCGGGCGTCGACGTCGAATTGCGGCAAACGCTGTGGAAATTCATTTCGCGCCTGAACCGCGAAGGCCACACTATCGTGCTGACCACGCACTATCTGGAAGAAGCCGAATCGCTGTGCGATCGCATCGCCATGCTGCGGCGCGGCGAGGTCGTGGCGCTCGAGCGCACCAGCACGCTGCTGCAACGCTTTGCCGGCATGCAACTGTTCCTGCGTTTCGCGCAAGGCGTATTGCCGGCCGATCTGCGTCCGCTCGAAGTGGAGAGCGGCACGGGCAACGGCAACGGTCGCCAGCATCTGCTGCGTCTTGCAAGCTACGACGACGTCGAAAAAATTCTCGCGCAGTGCCGCACGGCGGGCTGCACATTCGAAGAAATCGAGGTCCGCAAAGCCGACCTCGAAGATGTGTTCGTTCAGGTAATGAACGGTCCGGAAGTGATCGAGGGGCTTGCATGAGCGGTTTCCGTACGCTGTTTTACAAAGAGCTCCTGCGGTTCTGGAAGGTGGCGTTCCAGACGGTGCTGGCGCCGGTCATTACCGCGCTGCTCTATCTGACGATTTTCGGCCACGCCTTGCGCGGTCACGTGCAGGTCTATCCGGGCGTCGAATACACGAGCTTCCTGATTCCGGGTCTCGTGATGATGAGCGTGCTGCAGAATGCATTTGCCAATAGCTCGTCCTCGCTGATCCAGTCGAAGATCACGGGCAACCTGGTGTTCGTGTTGCTGCCGCCGCTGTCGCACTACGAGATGTTCGGCGCCTATGTGCTCGCGGCCGTGGTGCGCGGTCTCGCCGTGGGTTTCGGCGTGTTCATCGTGACGATCTGGTTCGTGCCCGTCAGCTTCACCGCGCCGCTATTCATCATTCTGTTTGCCATTTTCGGCGCGGCGATTCTCGGCACGCTGGGTTTGATCGCGGGTATCTGGGCCGACAAATTCGACCAGCTCGCCGCGTTTCAAAACTTTCTGATCATGCCGCTCACGTTCCTCTCGGGCGTGTTCTACTCCACTCACACGCTGCCACCGGTGTGGCGTGAAGTGTCGCGGCTCAATCCCTTTTTCTACATGATCGACGGCTTTCGCTACGGGTTCTTCGGGATGTCGGATATCAATCCGCTCGTGAGCCTCGCGATCGTCGCCGGTTTCTTTGTGGTGCTGGCCGTGGTGGCGATGCGCATGCTCGCTTCCGGCTACAAACTGCGCCACTGATCAGGAGCTTCTCTCATGTTGCCGACTCCCGAACAGGTCAAGCAATACATCGCGGCTGGGCTCGCCTGCCAGCATCTCGAAGTCGAAGGCGACGGCCAGCATTTCTTTGCGACCATCGTTTCGCCGAGCTTCGAAGGCAAGCGTCTGATTCAACGCCATCAACTCGTGTACGCGGCGCTCGGCGACCGCATGCGCGAAGAAATCCACGCGCTCAGCATGAAGACGCTGACGCCCGCCGAATGGCAGAACGCGTAATCTGGAAATTTAGTGCGAATTACTCAAGAAGGGCGCGACGCCGGTAGCGGCGCGCCGAACACAGTCAAAGCAGCCCCGGCCGAAGTCCGGGTCAATCAGGAACTGACAGGCATGGATAAACTCGTCATTGAAGGTGGCTACCCGCTGTCGGGTGAAGTCGTCGTCTCGGGTGCGAAGAATGCGGCGTTGCCGATTCTGTGCGCGGGTCTGCTGAGCGCGGAGCCGGTGCATCTGGACAACGTGCCCGACTTGCAGGACGTGCGCACAATGCTCAAGCTGCTCGGCCAGATGGGCGTGCAGATCGAGAGTGGCGAAGGCCGCGTGTCGCTGAACGCGTCGAAGGTGGATAACCTCGTCGCGCCGTACGAAATGGTCAAGACCATGCGTGCGTCGATCCTCGTGCTCGGCCCGCTGGTCGCGCGCTTCGGTCACGCGCGTGTCTCGTTGCCGGGTGGCTGCGCGATCGGCGCGCGTCCGGTGGATCAGCACATCAAGGGCCTGCAGGCCATGGGTGCCGAGATCACGATCGAGCACGGCTTTATCGAAGCCCGCGCGAAGCGTCTGAAAGGCACGCGCATCGTCACCGACATGATTACCGTGACGGGCACCGAAAATCTGCTGATGGCAGCCGTGCTGGCTGAAGGCGAAACCGTCATCGAGAACGCGGCGCGTGAGCCGGAAGTCGGCGATCTCGCGCATCTGCTGGTCGCGATGGGCGCAAAGATCGAAGGCATTGGCACCGATCGCCTCGTGATTCAGGGCGTCGACAAGCTGCATGGCGCGAAGCACACGGTGATTCCCGATCGCATCGAAGCCGGTACGTTCCTGTGCGCGGTGGCGGCAGCCGGTGGCGACGTCACGCTGCGTAAAGTGCGTCCGCTGATTCTCGAAGCGGTGACCGAAAAGCTGCGCGAAGCCGGCGTCACGGTCGAAGAAGGCGACGACTGGATGCGCGTGCGCATGGACAAGCGTCCCAACGCGGTTACGTTCCGCACCTCCGAATACCCGGCGTTCCCGACCGACATGCAGGCGCAGTTCATGGCGCTGAATACGATCGCGAACGGCACCTCGCAAGTCGTCGAGACGATCTTCGAGAATCGCTTCATGCACGTGCAGGAATTGAACCGGCTCGGCGCGAACATCACGATCGACGGCAACACCGCGCTCGTGAGCGGCGTCGAGCAGCTCTCCGGCGCGAAGGTCATGGCGACCGATCTGCGCGCGTCCGCGAGTCTCGTGATCGCCGCCTTGCGTGCCGACGGTGAAACGCTGATTGACCGGATCTATCACCTCGACCGCGGTTACGACCGGATGGAAACCAAGCTCACCGCTATCGGCGCGAAGGTGCGCCGTATCTCGGGGAGCCAGGCATGAGCGCGATGCCGCAAACTTCGTCGTCGCCGGCGGTGAGCGCGCCGCTCACGCTGGCGTTGTCGAAAGGGCGTATCTTCGAGGAGACGTTGCCTCTGCTCGCCGCAGCCGGCATCGAAGTGGCCGAAGATCCGGAAACCTCGCGCAAGCTGATCCTGCCGACCACGGACGCCAATGTGCGCGTGATCATCGTGCGCGCCACCGACGTGCCGACCTATGTCGAATACGGCGCGGCCGACTTCGGCGTGGCGGGCAAAGACGTGCTGCTCGAACATGGCGGCAGCGGCCTGTATCAGCCGGTCGACCTGGATATTGCGCGCTGCCGCATGTCGGTCGCGGTCGCGGCCGGTTTCGATTATGCGAACGCGGTGCGCCAGGGCGCGCGCTTGCGCGTGGCGACCAAGTACGTTGAAACCGCGCGCGAGCATTTCGCCGCCAAGGGCGTGCACGTCGATCTGATCAAGCTGTATGGCTCGATGGAACTGGCGCCGCTGGTCGGCCTGGCCGACGCGATCGTCGACCTGGTGAGCTCGGGCAACACCTTGCGCGCCAACAATCTTGTCGAGGTGGAGGAGATCATGCAGATTTCGTCGCGCCTCGTTGTGAACCAGGCGGCGCTCAAGCTCAAGCGCGCCGCGTTGCGGCCGATCCTCGACGCGTTCGAACGCGCGTCGAAAGCCGGCTCGACGACGGCCTGATACTGATCGTGCTGGTGTGACCACGTTCTAGAGCGCGCCTTACCGAAACGGATACCCGTATGTCTATCAAGATTCGCAAACTCGATTCCACTGCTCCCGACTTCCAGAAGTCGCTGCACGCGGTGCTCGCGTTCGAGGCGAGCGAAGACGAAGCAATCGAGCGCTCGGTCGCGCAGATTCTGAACGACGTGAAGGCGCGCGGCGACGCCGCGGTGCTCGAATACACGAGCCGCTTCGACCGTGTCGAAGCCAGGAGCGTGAGCGCGCTCGAACTGCCGATGGCGGAGCTGGAAGCGGCGCTGGAAGGTCTGGAGCCGAAGCGCCGCGCGGCGCTCGAAGCGGCGGCGGCGCGGGTGCGCGGCTATCACGAGAAGCAGAAGATCGAATGCGGCAGCCATAGCTGGCAATACACGGAAGCCGACGGCACCGTGCTCGGCCAGAAGGTCACGCCGCTCGATCGCGCGGGCATCTACGTGCCGGGCGGCAAGGCGGCGTATCCGTCGTCGGTGCTGATGAACGCGATTCCGGCGCGGGTGGCCGGCGTGCGCGAAATCGTCATGGTCGTGCCGACGCCGGACGGCGTGAAGAATCCGCTGGTGCTCGCTGCCGCGCTGCTGGGCGGCGTGGATCG contains:
- the hisG gene encoding ATP phosphoribosyltransferase, translated to MSAMPQTSSSPAVSAPLTLALSKGRIFEETLPLLAAAGIEVAEDPETSRKLILPTTDANVRVIIVRATDVPTYVEYGAADFGVAGKDVLLEHGGSGLYQPVDLDIARCRMSVAVAAGFDYANAVRQGARLRVATKYVETAREHFAAKGVHVDLIKLYGSMELAPLVGLADAIVDLVSSGNTLRANNLVEVEEIMQISSRLVVNQAALKLKRAALRPILDAFERASKAGSTTA
- the murA gene encoding UDP-N-acetylglucosamine 1-carboxyvinyltransferase; protein product: MDKLVIEGGYPLSGEVVVSGAKNAALPILCAGLLSAEPVHLDNVPDLQDVRTMLKLLGQMGVQIESGEGRVSLNASKVDNLVAPYEMVKTMRASILVLGPLVARFGHARVSLPGGCAIGARPVDQHIKGLQAMGAEITIEHGFIEARAKRLKGTRIVTDMITVTGTENLLMAAVLAEGETVIENAAREPEVGDLAHLLVAMGAKIEGIGTDRLVIQGVDKLHGAKHTVIPDRIEAGTFLCAVAAAGGDVTLRKVRPLILEAVTEKLREAGVTVEEGDDWMRVRMDKRPNAVTFRTSEYPAFPTDMQAQFMALNTIANGTSQVVETIFENRFMHVQELNRLGANITIDGNTALVSGVEQLSGAKVMATDLRASASLVIAALRADGETLIDRIYHLDRGYDRMETKLTAIGAKVRRISGSQA
- a CDS encoding ABC transporter ATP-binding protein; amino-acid sequence: MSAIEIRNVKKRYKDLQALKGVSLTVEEGEFFGLLGPNGAGKTTLISILAGLARADEGSIAVRGHDVVSDFRAARRALGVVPQELVFDPFFTVRETLRIQSGYYGLRNNDAWIDEIMANLDLTDKADANMRALSGGMKRRVLVAQALVHRPPVIVLDEPTAGVDVELRQTLWKFISRLNREGHTIVLTTHYLEEAESLCDRIAMLRRGEVVALERTSTLLQRFAGMQLFLRFAQGVLPADLRPLEVESGTGNGNGRQHLLRLASYDDVEKILAQCRTAGCTFEEIEVRKADLEDVFVQVMNGPEVIEGLA
- a CDS encoding VacJ family lipoprotein, translated to MQITRIRAARAFPVARLALAATLLAGCTTVQTPTKGDPLEGLNRTMFTVNDKIDQYALKPVAKGYVWATPQPVRDSVTNFFSNIGDVYIAANNLLQLKITDGVEDIMRIVINTVFGVGGLFDVATLAKLPKHDNDLGLTLGHYGVPAGPYLVLPLFGPSTVRDAVGSIGNYYVNPLSYIHPDGLSWALYGLNVVNTRANLLSASDVLEGAALDKYSFVRNAYLQRRQYLLSDSKQAQGLPNYGDEAPLPNYGDVDGSAAGAPAGAATGTAGAAGTPGAAAAKAAPASGATAATPPQAASGTAAAPEAASGSVESPPLDLNGGPETTQIPAGQLVPPSRFNFPSFKLR
- a CDS encoding ABC transporter substrate-binding protein, whose product is MKKLFLIPLFAALFSFATAGVSAQTVDSNSPDGMIKTVTQQVIDAVRADKSIQQGDISHITALVNEKILPYTDFRRTTQLAMGRNWRTASPEQQNAVVEQFKMLLIRTYSGALAQVRDQQIQYKPFRMNPDDTDTVVRSVVMNNGSPIELDYRLYKTPQGWRVYDINVLGAWLIQAYQQQFNEQIQQKGVDGLIQFLTQRNQQLAAGKQS
- a CDS encoding BolA family protein produces the protein MLPTPEQVKQYIAAGLACQHLEVEGDGQHFFATIVSPSFEGKRLIQRHQLVYAALGDRMREEIHALSMKTLTPAEWQNA
- a CDS encoding STAS domain-containing protein, whose product is MSEVLSPVANRFESGATLTHESANAALSAGLQRIAAGANGVDCAPLAQFDSSALAVLLAWQRAAQARGGAFEIVNLPAGLASLAQAYGVDTLLSARH
- a CDS encoding ABC transporter permease; its protein translation is MSGFRTLFYKELLRFWKVAFQTVLAPVITALLYLTIFGHALRGHVQVYPGVEYTSFLIPGLVMMSVLQNAFANSSSSLIQSKITGNLVFVLLPPLSHYEMFGAYVLAAVVRGLAVGFGVFIVTIWFVPVSFTAPLFIILFAIFGAAILGTLGLIAGIWADKFDQLAAFQNFLIMPLTFLSGVFYSTHTLPPVWREVSRLNPFFYMIDGFRYGFFGMSDINPLVSLAIVAGFFVVLAVVAMRMLASGYKLRH